Proteins co-encoded in one Quercus robur chromosome 8, dhQueRobu3.1, whole genome shotgun sequence genomic window:
- the LOC126694548 gene encoding G-type lectin S-receptor-like serine/threonine-protein kinase LECRK3, with amino-acid sequence MFLSSPPMAFISTIFLVLSITIVGGIAQPNQASLISFDNSLRYPHSWLSPSKRFAFGLYQQGSGFAVGIWLVGMENKTIVWTANRDKPLVTSNAVVEFARDSELLLRTEQGPELVIASAEVPVSYAAMLDSGNFVLYDREYNIVWMSFDNPTDTILGGQTLLAGKQLYSSFSQSNHSFGRFLLAMQSDGNLVSYPVNSEKTAPDAYWHTGTSGSGYNPEDIYFVLDLNSTGRLIVFNKNDSVTVAILYEESASNFNNNNNNTIYRATLDVDGVFRLYSHTYYESRNYRVSRLWSSLNSSCLVKDICALNSFCAINDNQTTCRCLPGHDFVDHNQSNLGCSRNFSEAECRGGKGNAAFYNMTTMENMEWGDTPYIAEQMSKEDCSISCLEDCNCGAALFVNNHCQKQQFPLKYVRRVDYGYAAFLKVGLIQKRRQPPILSKIAMVQIVLVTSGFTILSCVALAIFVCFILKIRVLTYKRTLKKGNLGLPEQVTLRLFTYTELKRATNSFKEELGKGSFGTIYKGALNKGKKLVAVKRLEKLVEEGEREFRAEMRAIGRTHHRNLVRLLGFCAEDSKRLLVYEYMSNGSLANLLFGAILRPDWTERLRIALDVARGILYLHEECEAPIIHCDIKPQNILMDDCWNAKISDFGLAKFLMPDQTRTFTGARGTRGYVAPEWHKNIPISVKADVYSYGIVLLEIVCCRKNIDVNASAEEIVLSSWAYKCFAARDLYKLVIGEEVDMMSLEKMVKVGLWCIQEEPALRPSMKCVVLMLEGITEVPVPPCPTTPSM; translated from the coding sequence ATGTTTCTTTCTTCCCCTCCCATGGCTTTCATATCCACCATTTTCTTAGTCCTGTCCATAACCATTGTAGGTGGAATTGCTCAACCAAATCAAGCTAGCCTAATAAGCTTCGACAATTCACTTCGCTACCCTCATTCCTGGCTTTCTCCTTCTAAGCGATTTGCATTTGGGTTGTATCAGCAAGGCAGTGGCTTTGCGGTGGGAATTTGGTTGGTCGGTATGGAAAACAAAACAATTGTCTGGACAGCAAATCGTGACAAACCACTGGTCACCTCAAATGCAGTGGTGGAATTTGCCAGGGATAGTGAGCTTCTGTTAAGAACAGAGCAAGGACCGGAACTAGTCATTGCTAGTGCAGAAGTCCCCGTTTCCTATGCCGCCATGCTTGATTCTGGCAATTTTGTACTTTATGACAGGGAATACAATATCGTCTGGATGAGTTTTGACAATCCTACTGATACCATTTTAGGAGGTCAGACTCTGTTGGCTGGAAAACAACTGTACTCCAGTTTTAGTCAGAGCAATCACTCATTCGGACGGTTTCTTCTTGCAATGCAGTCTGATGGAAACCTTGTTTCATACCCGGTGAACAGTGAAAAAACTGCGCCAGATGCCTATTGGCATACTGGCACTTCTGGGAGTGGTTACAACCCGGAAGATATTTATTTTGTCCTTGATCTTAATTCTACTGGCAGATTAATCGTTTTCAATAAGAACGATTCAGTAACCGTCGCTATCTTGTATGAAGAATCAGCCAGcaacttcaacaacaacaacaacaataccATATATCGTGCGACTCTTGATGTTGATGGAGTTTTCCGATTGTACTCTCACACCTACTATGAGAGTAGAAACTACAGAGTATCTCGTTTGTGGTCATCGTTAAACAGTTCATGTTTGGTAAAAGATATCTGTGCCTTAAACAGCTTTTGTGCAATAAATGACAACCAAACCACCTGCCGTTGCCTTCCTGGGCATGATTTTGTAGACCACAATCAAAGTAATCTAGGCTGTAGCAGAAATTTTTCAGAAGCAGAGTGTAGAGGTGGGAAAGGGAATGCAGCTTTTTATAACATGACTACTATGGAGAATATGGAGTGGGGAGACACTCCGTATATTGCTGAACAAATGTCAAAGGAAGATTGCAGCATCTCATGTTTGGAAGACTGCAATTGTGGGGCGGCACTCTTCGTGAATAATCATTGCCAGAAACAACAGTTTCCACTGAAATATGTTAGAAGAGTAGACTACGGGTACGCAGCGTTCTTGAAGGTGGGTCTTATCCAAAAGAGGCGACAGCCACCCATTCTTTCTAAAATAGCGATGGTACAGATTGTTCTTGTAACTTCAGGTTTTACTATATTGTCATGCGTAGCTCTTGCAATCTTTGTCTGTTTCATTCTCAAAATTCGAGTTTTAACTTACAAAAGGACGTTAAAGAAGGGAAATTTGGGCCTGCCTGAGCAGGTAACCTTGAGATTGTTCACATATACCGAGCTCAAAAGAGCAACAAATAGTTTCAAGGAAGAGTTGGGTAAAGGGTCTTTTGGAACAATTTACAAAGGTGCTCTAAACAAAGGTAAAAAACTTGTTGCAGTAAAGAGACTGGAGAAATTAGTTGAAGAAGGTGAAAGAGAGTTCCGCGCAGAGATGCGAGCAATTGGAAGAACCCATCACAGGAACTTGGTTCGGTTGCTGGGTTTCTGTGCAGAGGACTCTAAAAGGCTTCTAGTTTATGAATACATGAGCAATGGTTCCCTTGCTAACCTACTGTTTGGGGCCATATTGCGTCCAGATTGGACTGAGAGACTGAGAATTGCATTGGATGTTGCAAGAGGAATTCTCTATCTACATGAAGAGTGTGAGGCCCCTATCATTCATTGTGATATAAAGCCTCAAAACATTTTGATGGATGATTGTTGGAATGCTAAAATCTCTGACTTTGGGCTGGCCAAGTTCTTAATGCCAGATCAGACAAGGACCTTCACAGGGGCCAGAGGAACAAGAGGGTATGTGGCACCGGAATGGCATAAGAACATCCCTATATCAGTGAAGGCAGATGTTTACAGTTATGGGATTGTGCTCTTGGAAATTGTATGTTGCAGAAAGAACATAGATGTTAACGCATCCGCTGAGGAGATTGTCCTTTCTTCTTGGGCCTATAAGTGCTTTGCAGCTAGAGATTTATATAAGCTTGTGATTGGTGAAGAGGTAGATATGATGAGCTTGGAGAAAATGGTGAAGGTGGGACTGTGGTGTATTCAAGAAGAACCAGCTCTTCGTCCCTCTATGAAGTGTGTTGTCTTGATGTTAGAAGGTATTACTGAAGTACCAGTTCCCCCATGTCCAACTACTCCCTCCATGTAA
- the LOC126695840 gene encoding 40S ribosomal protein S2-3-like translates to MRAPLKYSTLSLLNLIVAERGGAGGERGGFGGGRPRGNRGRGGRRRGRREEEEKWVLVTKLGHLVHSNKIRSLEQIYLHSLTIKEHQIVDKLCPGLKDEVMKIMPVQKQTRADQRTRFKAFVVVGDNNGHVRLDVKCSKEVATAIRGAIILAKLSVITVKEKVDEDQFEIFCTLRFSVWWGQGRSQEYMLGGAGL, encoded by the exons ATGCGTGCCCCACTCAAGTACTCAACATTGTCG CTCCTTAATCTAATCGTGGCTGAGCGCGGTGGAGCAGGAGGAGAGCGTGGAGGCTTTGGTGGAGGACGCCCAAGAGGCAACCGCGGACGTGGTGGACGCCGCCGTGGGAGACGCGAGGAGGAGGAGAAGTGGGTGCTAGTCACAAAGCTTGGACACCTCGTCCATTCCAATAAGATAAGATCCCTGGAGCAGATCTACCTCCACTCGCTAACAATCAAGGAGCACCAGATTGTGGACAAGCTCTGCCCTGGTCTCAAGGACGAGGTCATGAAGATCATGCCCGTTCAGAAACAAACCCGTGCCGATCAGAGAACTCGCTTCAAGGCCTTCGTCGTCGTCGGTGACAACAACGGCCACGTCAGGCTCGATGTCAAGTGCAGCAAGGAGGTTGCTACTGCTATTCGTGGCGCTATCATTTTGGCTAAGCTCTCTGTCATTACTGTTAAGGAAAAAGTTGATGAGGATCAATTTGAGATTTTCTGTACTTTGAGATTTTCTGTTTGGTGGGGACAGGGGCGGAGCCAGGAATACATGCTTGGGGGGGCCGGGTTGTAA
- the LOC126695841 gene encoding uncharacterized protein LOC126695841, translated as MNCPLIRHEGKEPNSPHKNAVKCCEDLQNYSQHIDKLIEKQTSKELENNRLRLKTSIECARWLAFQACAFRGHDESLDSKNRGNFIELIKLTSTFNDKVASVVLENAPGNAKYTSPTIQKEILHILANNVRNAIREEIGDAKFCILVDEARDESKREQMAIILRFVDKEGFIKERFFYVVYVRDTTALTLKNEICAVLSRYNLHIENIRGQGYDGASNMRGEWNGLQALFLKDCPYAYYVHCMAHRLQLALVTASREVKDVHQFFDHLVNIINIVVGSSKRSDELQHAQAEQVENMIAFNEIETGRGANQIGTLQRAGDTRWGSHFQSICSLIKMFDATCKVINTISEEGANYKQRGDAEGAYQVLTSFEFILILHLMKEIMGITNVLCQALQQQSQDLLNAMHLVSTTKSLIQKLRDDGWEPLLASVISFCEQHEIDIPDMNARYTKGRGRYRRQDDNLTMEHHFRIGIFTVAIDFQLQELKSRFCELTTELVILSSALNPKDAFRLFKIVDICNLVKKYYPQDFTEHEQELLESQL; from the coding sequence ATGAATTGTCCTTTAATTCGTCATGAAGGGAAAGAACCAAACTCTCCACATAAAAATGCTGTGAAATGTTGCGAGGATTTACAGAATTATTCACAACATATTGACAAGCTAATTGAGAAACAAACGTCAAAAGAATTAGAGAATAATCGGTTGCGGCTCAAAACCTCAATAGAGTGTGCTCGATGGCTAGCATTCCAAGCTTGTGCTTTTAGAGGTCATGATGAAAGCCTTGATTCAAAAAATAGAggcaattttattgaattgataaaattgACATCAACTTTTAATGACAAAGTAGCTAGTGTTGTCTTGGAAAATGCTCCTGGAAATGCCAAATATACATCACCCACAATTCAAAAGGAGATTTTGCATATTCTTGCTAATAATGTGCGAAATGCTATTCGTGAAGAAATTGGAGATGCAAAATTCTGCATTCTTGTTGATGAAGCTCGGGATGAGTCGAAGAGAGAGCAAATGGCCATCATTTTGAGATTTGTTGATAAAGAAGGTTTTATTAAAGAGCgttttttttatgttgtgtaTGTTAGAGACACTACTGCATTGACTTTAAAGAATGAGATATGTGCTGTCCTTTCTCGTTATAACCTCCACATTGAAAATATTCGAGGTCAAGGATATGATGGGGCTAGTAACATGCGTGGTGAATGGAATGGATTACAAGctctttttcttaaagattGTCCATATGCTTATTATGTACATTGTATGGCTCATAGGTTGCAATTAGCTCTAGTTACAGCATCTAGAGAAGTAAAAGATGTTCATCAATTCTTTGATCATTTGGTCAATATTATCAATATTGTTGTTGGTTCTAGTAAGCGTAGTGATGAATTGCAACATGCTCAAGCAGAACAAGTTGAGAATATGATTGcttttaatgaaattgagaCTGGAAGAGGTGCAAATCAGATTGGTACTTTGCAACGAGCTGGAGATACTAGGTGGGGATCtcattttcaatctatttgtAGTTTGATTAAAATGTTTGATGCTACTTGCAAAGTTATCAACACTATTTCTGAGGAAGGAGCTAATTATAAACAACGCGGTGATGCCGAGGGAGCTTATCAGGTATTAacatcatttgaatttattttaatcttgcatTTGATGAAAGAGATAATGGGAATTACTAATGTTctttgtcaagctttgcaaCAACAATCTCAAGACCTTTTAAATGCCATGCATTTAGTTTCAACTACAAAATCACTTATTCAAAAGTTGAGAGATGATGGATGGGAGCCTTTACTTGCTAGTGTTATATCATTTTGTGAGCAACATGAAATTGATATTCCTGATATGAATGCTCGTTACACTAAAGGTCGAGGTAGATATCGTCGTCAAGATGACAATTTAACAATGGAACATCATTTTAGAATTGGCATATTTACAGTTGCAATAGACTTTCAATTGCAAGAATTGAAAAGTAGATTTTGTGAGCTAACAACGGAACTTGTCATTCTTAGTTCAGCTTTAAATCCCAAGGATGCTTTTAGATTATTCAAGATTGTTGATATATGCAATTTGGTTAAGAAATATTATCCTCAAGATTTCACTGAACATGAACAAGAACTTTtggagtctcaattgtga